Proteins encoded by one window of Rutidosis leptorrhynchoides isolate AG116_Rl617_1_P2 chromosome 7, CSIRO_AGI_Rlap_v1, whole genome shotgun sequence:
- the LOC139858224 gene encoding LEAF RUST 10 DISEASE-RESISTANCEUS RECEPTOR-LIKE PROTEIN KINASE-like 1.1 → MIAIFFFFFTSNILFFLPLHHSATPSCPNTFSCPNTFTLSPFKYPFYNAKDNTSCGLIKVNCTLNGPAFQYRRESYKIFKKYDSNSSFIIRNTTFKKLLKTDSCDALMNNITSPSPLLFSISIHPFITLFKCRRDTSYAILETETYFNKLNYTSYKNCSNYDFYYMHPFNKTTVPTNISHRCQVIQLPVKKNVSAKTSNVTAETNIFSLLSPRFSISFPLSVSCQECNKNGSRCQSTTNGGVQCLYTKKAKRDKKLTLILVLVGFVFILMLCSVIFIIRRCFKGKHFPYLSSNHNSRILEDDTLSCGISVFSYTELENATEKFNPSHVLGDGGFGAVYYGKLEDGREIAVKKLYEHNYKRLQHFMNEVDILTRLRHPNLVVLYGSTSRQSRELLLVYEYISNGTVADHLHGERANRSVLTWQIRMNIAIQTASALVYLHASEIIHRDVKTSNILLDHNFLVKVADFGLSRLMPNDVSHVSTAPQGTPGYVDPQYNQRYQLTDKSDVYSFGVVLIQLISSMTAVDLRRSQDEISLANFALNRIQRCEIDQLIDPALGSDSNEEIKNMITSVAELAFQCLQYDSEMRPTMNEVLDVLMDI, encoded by the exons ATGATcgccatcttcttcttcttcttcacatccAATATCCTCTTTTTTCTACCATTACATCATTCTGCTACACCTAGTTGCCCAAATACTTTCAGTTGCCCAAATACTTTCACTTTATCCCCGTTCAAATATCCTTTTTATAATGCAAAAGATAACACCTCATGTGGGTTGATCAAGGTCAATTGTACTTTAAATGGTCCTGCGTTTCAATATAGGAGAGAATCATATAAGATCTTTAAAAAGTACGATTCCAATTCTTCCTTCATAATCCGAAACACAACATTTAAAAAACTTTTGAAAACAGATTCATGTGATGCGTTAATGAATAACATAACCTCCCCGAGCCCTCTTTTGTTCTCAATTTCAATACACCCCTTCATCACTCTCTTTAAATGCAGAAGAGATACCAGTTATGCTATTCTAGAAACGGAAACTTACTTCAACAAACTTAATTACACTAGCTACAAAAACTGCAGCAATTACGATTTCTACTATATGCATCCTTTCAATAAAACAACTGTTCCAACTAATATCTCACATCGATGTCAAGTAATACAGTTGCCGGTGAAAAAGAACGTAAGTGCTAAAACCAGCAACGTAACTGCTGAAACCAACATATTTTCTCTTCTCTCCCCTAGATTTTCTATATCATTTCCATTGTCAGTTTCCTGTCAGGAGTGTAACAAAAACGGCAGCCGCTGTCAGTCTACTACTAATGGAGGTGTTCAGTGTTTATACACCAAAAAGG CAAAACGAGATAAGAAACTGACACTGATTCTAG TTCTGGTTGGATTTGTGTTCATCCTCATGCTCTGTTCAGTCATCTTCATAATCCGGCGGTGCTTTAAAGGAAAACATTTTCCTTACCTCTCTTCAAATCACAATTCTAGAATCTTAGAAGATGACACACTCTCCTGTGGCATCTCTGTTTTCTCCTACACCGAGCTCGAAAATGCCACTGAAAAATTCAACCCGTCTCACGTACTTGGAGATGGAGGATTCGGAGCTGTATATTATG GTAAACTCGAAGATGGCAGAGAAATTGCAGTGAAGAAACTCTATGAGCACAACTACAAGAGACTTCAACATTTCATGAATGAGGTTGATATCCTTACCAGGTTACGGCATCCTAACCTTGTTGTGCTCTATGGTAGCACCTCTCGACAAAGCCGTGAGCTTCTCCTAGTCTATGAGTACATTTCCAATGGCACCGTTGCCGACCACCTACACGGGGAACGAGCAAATCGTAGCGTGCTAACATGGCAAATACGGATGAATATCGCCATTCAAACAGCTAGTGCGCTAGTCTACCTTCATGCTTCTGAAATCATACACCGAGATGTAAAGACAAGCAACATTCTATTAGATCACAACTTCTTAGTTAAGGTAGCAGATTTTGGTCTCTCAAGACTCATGCCGAATGATGTCAGTCATGTGTCAACAGCACCTCAGGGAACCCCGGGATACGTTGATCCACAATATAACCAACGTTATCAACTAACAGATAAGAGTGATGTGTATAGCTTTGGAGTAGTCTTGATTCAACTGATATCATCAATGACGGCTGTCGATTTACGTAGGTCTCAAGATGAGATTAGTTTGGCAAACTTCGCATTAAATCGGATCCAGAGATGTGAAATTGATCAACTGATTGACCCTGCTTTAGGATCAGATTCGAATGAAGAAATTAAGAACATGATCACATCAGTAGCTGAGTTGGCCTTTCAATGTTTACAGTATGATTCTGAGATGAGGCCTACAATGAATGAGGTACTCGACGTGCTAATGGATATTTGA